TACTGGTGGTGATTCGGTCAGTGAACTTCGGAAGCAGATAGTAAAACTGTCTTCTATTTTACCTTCGGAAGATATTTTAGAATCCCACTTAGAACCATCCGAAGATTTGAAAGCCGTTAAAGAGTCGTTATTAAAATctcacaataatataatatcaattaaatcCAAATTTGATAAAAACTTGTTTACCCGCACAGAAAATCTTCTGCATCACATATATCATCGCCTGAATAGGATTGATTACGCGACTGCTGACGTGTCGGATATTTATAAAGTATGCTATACGAACTTTAACTCGCAGTACAAAGAATTGACTTCATTTAAGCCAAACGCACAAAATACCCAAGTTGGTACTAGCCCATCAGAACCGGTACGCGAACCTATCAACGTGTCAGTTACTTGCGAGCGTAAATTCAATGCTGAGATAGGCAAACTAAAATTCTCGGGGAAAACTTGCGTTAGGGCATTTATACAAAAGGTTAATGAGTTTATTCTGAGCAGATCTATACCTCAGGAAAAAATTCTTGCCTTTGCTTTCGAGATCTTTACTGATGACGCCTTACACTGGTATCGGTGCATCAAGGACAGAGTTGAGACTTGGGATGAAGTAGTAGTTTTGTTGAAACAGGATTTTAGTCAAAACGATTACGACTATAGATTACTCGCAGAAATACGTGCACGTACACAGGGGGAACTAGAAAACATAACTATATATATAGCTATTATGCGTGGTATGTTTTCCAGATTGGGGAAGCCCTTACCAGAAGAGGACCAACTGGAAATACTATTGCATAATATCAGGCCTTGTTACGCAAGTACTCTTGCATCTTCTGCTAACATAACTGATATTGACAGTCTCCAGAATATATGTAggaattatgaaaatatacagTCTAGGCTCAAGCAGTTTCGCGAACCACCTAAAGTTAGTGCAGATACTGTAGCTCCAGAGTTTGCATATACCAAGCAAGCTACTACaagtaattctaataataataattacaaaaactaCAAACAACAAAGCCATAATTTTAATCCTAACTATTCTAAAAACTACTCTAATAACTATAATCACTACAATAAATCTAAAACTACCTCTAATCTAACACAACAGGAGAATCACAAATTACACGTAAATGAAATAACACCTTCAAAcgaaaacaatagaaaatacgtaTACTGTCCTAGATGTAGATCTAAAACACATTCTCTGGGTTCATGTAGAAGGCCTCATTTTCCTATCTGCTTTAAATGCGGAAGGAAAGATGTGAAGTTTCCAGACTGCCCTAATTGTAATGCTCAAGTAGCAAAAAACTAAATCACGTGGGTTGCAGAGGCAGTACTATCaccaattttgataaaagtGATTGGGAAAATTGGCTTGATActgttattaaattcttttctTGTTATACTGTTTCTTCAATCCGTGACACTCAAACAGATTACACTCGACCGTATGTTTCAGTTAAGGTTAATGGTAAAACTGTTACCGGGTTACTTGATACAGGTTCTGCCGTTACTATAATgggaaataattttcataaaaatttcAGTTCTCTTGTTACCCAATGGAACATCTACCAACCCTTAACTTTTGTTGCTGCGGGGGGACAAAAGCTTTCATCTATGGGTTTTGTCTCCTTAACGTTTGAATTTGAAAACCAGTCACACAATTTAAACGTACACATTAtaccagaaataaaaaataatttaatcctAGGCATGGACTTTTGGCGCAAATTCGGTTTGTTCCCTACCCACttaaattctataaaatttttaaattcatctGACGCTCAGTTAGCTGAATTAGAGTCAGATCCTTCTAATCATCTTCAGTCGTATGATCATCTAACGTTAAATCAGAAGACTACAGCTGACAATATCATATCTCAGTTCCGAGAGATATCATACGAAGAGCGAGGTCTTGGTCGTACTTCTTTAATAACACATTCCATTGACACTGGGAATGCTGCTCCCATTCGTCAAAGGTACTACAGAATGTCTCCGGAGAAGCAACGAATATTAGTTGAACAGCTGGATGAAATGCTGAAGGATGATGTAGTTGAGCCTGCTGAAAGTCCGTGGTCATCTCCAGTACTACTTACACCTAAAAAAAATGGCGAGCTTAGATTTTGTTTAGATAGCCGTAAATTAAACGCCGTTACAAAAAAAGACGCGTACAATCTACCCTACATCTCGGAAATACTCGATAATTTACGTGACGCCAAATATTTAACAAGTCTGGATTTATCAAAAAGTTTTTGGCAGATACTGATAAAAGAAGAGGATAGATGTAAAACCGCGTTTTATATTCCGACTCGCGGAACTTATCAATTTAAGGCTATGCCTTTTGGTCTTACCAATGCTCCAGCTACTCAACAGCGTCTCGTAGATATTCTGTTTTATGGACCAGAATTTGAGCATAGAGTTTTTGTTTTCGtggatgatattattattgtatcgtCAACTTTTGAGCAACATATATCCTTACTTTTACttgtcttaaataaattaaaattagctaatttaacaataaatctAAAAAAGAGTCAATTTTTCAGAGAAAAACTCAAATATTTAGGCTACGTAGTGGATGCTAACGGTCTACACGCTGATCCTGAAAAAGTAGACGCTATTAAAAACTACCCTACTCCCACAAATAGAAAAGAAGTCCGACGGTTCTTAGGCGCAGCTTCTTGGTACCGCAGATTTATTCCCAACTTTAGTTCTTTGGCTTCACCATTGAATAAACTAACTTCTCAAAGTAAAAAAGCTCCTCCTTTTGTATGGTCCAAGGAGGCTGATACTGCTTTTGCTAAATTGAAAGAGTGCTTAGTGTCCGCGTCTGTACTTTCGTGTCCAGATTATACTAAACCTTTCCAAATTCACACTGACGCGAGTAACTACGGAATCGGTGCCGTCTTGACACAGGACATAAATGGCGAGGAGCGTGTCATAGCCTACATGAGCAAGTCCTTGTCCAATCAAGAACGCAACTATAGTGCAACCGAGCGCGAAGCACTTGCTGTTCTACTAGCAGTTGAACATTGGCGATGCTATGTTGAAAATGGCCAGAAGTTTGTAGTTTATACGGATCATTCTGCCCTAAAATggtttttaaatttgaataacCCTACAGGTCGTTTAGCTCGCTGGGGTGTACGACTGTCTGCATATAACTTCGAGATTAGACATCGTCGCGGAGTAGAAAATGTTGTACCTGATTTTCTATCTCGTTCAACTCCCGTATCTGCTATCGatggttttttaaataatcatacTACTGATAATATTATACCCAAGACATCAGATTCTTGGTACCTTAATATATATAATGGCTGTTTAAATTCCCCGACTTCTTTTCTCGATTTTcaaatttctaataataaacttttcCGTTACAAAAAATGTCTTAATCCACTTACTAGAGAATTCGAATGGAAAGAAGTGGTACCACTTGAATATAGGACGGATATTATCATTCAAAACCATGCTGAACCTACTAGTGGTCACCTAGGCATATTTAAAACCTTTAAACGCATTGCACTAAAATACTACTGGCCTGGTATGTATTCCGACGTAGTTAAAGTGGTGAACTCCTGCGACACGTGTATAGCACATAAACACCAAAATCACGCAACGCTGGGACACATGGGTAGACCTAAATCTTGTTATAGACCCTTTCAAATGCTTAGCATCGATCTTGTTGGACCTTTGCCACCAACAAGGAAACAAAATAGTTATATATTCGTCGTGACCTGCTGTTTCTCcaaatattgtttacttttccCTATTAAAAGGGCTACTGCTGACATTATTTCTAAAATCTTAGAGGAGAACGTATTTTTGGTACACGGTATTCCATCTACTATCATTCTCGACAATGGTAAACAATTTGTTAGTGCTACACTCAAAAACTTGATAGACAAATATAAAATACcgaatttacattttacacCTAAATATTCACCTCATATTAATACAGTTGAAAGATATAACAAAACCGTAATGACTGCAGTATCAACTTTTATAAACAACGATCATCGGGTTTGGGATTTACTCATTCCAAAAATCCAATTTGCTATTAACAGCTCGGTGAATGAGGTGACTGGTTTCACGCCTTCATTTCTAGTTTATGGCCGTGAACTAGTCAGTTGTGGCACTCATTACAATGATTGTAAATTGGATAGCGATATTATCTTCGAACCACGCGATGCATACGCTGAAAATCTAGGTTATCTGGCTACAATTTTCAACAAAGTACAAGCAGCTCTCCTACAGGCCCATGCTAGGAACTGTCAGTCTTACAATCTGCGCAGGAAACCTAGTGAATATAACATAGGTGATATTGTATGGAAACGAACCTTCTATCAAAGTGACaaagacaaatattttaataaaaaattagcTCCTAAATTTATCAAATGTAGAATTATTGGTAAAAGGTCTCCTCTAGTCTATGAATTGGCAGATATGTCTGGAAAATCAATCGGAGAATGGCACATAAAggattttaaacaaattaactaTAAAGAATAACTTAAACAAATTTATCATCAATTTTTATTAGTAGCTACagctatgtaaataaaactaaagtaaactaaatattttaaactatcaactaaatatttgtaaactacCGAAATCTTTCTAAACTACCAAACTAGCTACTAAATACTAAACTTTTTATAACTAAAACTACGTGGATATAGCTAaatatacacatttttaaattaaattttaaagttaacTAAAACTACCTACATATACACTAAATTCTATACCCACTCACTACTACTACACATGACTATTCCCTCCCTATTCTACATCTATTGGTCTACCCCAATAGATTATATGATGATGGCCTACCCCATTCATTGTATACTATCATATTAAATATACTATGACTATCGGCCCTACACCGATggtcataaataaaacttgatcaTGGTTCTACCCCATAGATCCCTACGGTTATGTATGCTAAAGGCCCTACACCTTTGGTATTCTACGGAGCGGTGCAACTCCTTAAATAAGCCTTTGCAAGAGCGGTTGATTACTCTATAAATAAGCCTTAATCAcaaacataacttatttatttatcttttctaATCTTCAATCTATCAATTAGTAGTCATGTGTAGCTAGTAATCGCTCTAATTCAGCTTAATCTTCTTCTTCTATCAGCCATAACTGAACTGAGTGAGTGTTCTGTGCACTACAAGCAGAATACTCAGGTCGAAAGGACGCTGACGCACAGATGTCAAATGTGATGTCGGCTAGTTAATGTTAGGAATAATGAAAAGTGAGGGATGATTGGATTATGAATGAAGATGAATGAAAGAGTAACTCAGGTCAGTTGTTAGCAAGAGCGAAGGCAGCGGATTTTCTCTAGGGAAAATCCTACGCTAAAAAGGGGGGTACTGTAACGTTGCACGTTATTTTGAACAATTTTctgaacaaagaaataataaatttcacaCCTACCCTACCTAAACAGAGAGAAAAAACtaatcattacaaaaaatacctgaatacccgcgcgccgcgcgctgcGATAGCTACTTACCGCGCCACGGTAGCCGGTTCGGCACGATCCCCTCCACCTAGACTGCGACTCGCCGCGCTAGTACTTAGTATTCCCTGGCGCCGGCGAGAAGCTATATTAGGCAACCGACTAGAATCATCCCGAACTACCACGCAACCGCGACAGAAGAAAGTCACCTACCGCAACAGTGTCgcgaattacaattattttaattaatttaaattataaaatcaaacaattatCCGTACCTCAATTTCTACCAAGTgcttattactattaaattcaGTGTTAACCCCAGATCGGGTGAGTGTTGCAAAACAAATCCTTACTGCTTATTAGCTACCTAATCGTTGCATGATTTGCTATTTTCCATTGTTCTTTGTTCATAGATGTgtctaataatgttttataccagtagtttatgtttaaaagtaatttagtaatgttttgtgttgtgttatgtGTTTAAAGGGCTAATATAGTACCTAATTGCTATATTGTCatctaaatatctaaatatccCGTTAATCTAAATTGACGGTTGACTTAGGTCATACATTCTCtttgttctaataatattttaattctacccgtagtataatatgtatctacctacatgttttaattattttaatacttttaatttttgtaacttcaatttaattaattctgcaAATCATCAAAGTAACTTCTTTTGCTATTGTACCACGCTGCCTGGACTGCCTCATCTCGATAGCTGCTTAATGCTGGAACGCTGCTTCCCTTTTGGTAGACCGTGTTAGTGGGATCGGGATGTTGCAGTCAAGGCAAGGATTCGGACACCTTCTAAGACGGACAATTACCGAATTCCAGGgttccatcagctaccttccagcAGCTACCTTTCAACACCTACCTACAAGCTCCGGtttccatcagctaccttccagcAGCTACCTTCCAGCATCTACCTACAATCTACGGATTCCAGCACCTACCTACAATCTACGGTTCAAGCACCTACCTACAATCTCCGCTTCCATCAGCTACCTTTCAACACCTACCTACAAGCTCCGGTTTCTGCATCTACCTACATCTACCCACTCAACCGACTACCTTCCATCTTCACTACTATCCGAGTCTGCTGGACCTCGTGACCTTCGCGACCTTCACGTCGAAGACAGCGGGCCTACCCTGCATCACCGACGGCTGGACTACTGCGGAGCTGCGAGCGACCTACCCTCTCTACCGGCTACTGACAGGATAGTGGTGTTCTAACGGCGAACTAGAATTCGTTACGCTCGATATTCGGACTCACTCCCGGCTCAACCGacaactacctacctacctacctaacctgaatataaaatctataactaaaatatttttttcattttaattttctatctaCCCACTGTAACCACTAACGTTACAGTGGCGATTAGTTTAATTTTCTACTACCAACAAAACTTCTTTTGTTACAATGTGTTAATTCAGATAACGaataatattaacacatttatatatttttataacaggcttatataaatataacagtTTTCTGCTTATATAACAGTctgtttgttattatattgaGATCGTTATTTGAGCTATGACCGCTGTGATTACCCACGAGAACAATAATTGCTATCCGTGAAATATCTGTAACTTATTTCCGCGAGACCATTATTTCGGGCTAGACGTTTCCATTTTCATTTTCCTCggcttttttactttttgcacTTACAACTGTTATCTGTTATCTATATAATACCTGTTACTTATACCTGTTATGATAAATACGCCTCTTTCCTATTTGAAACCGGTTCGGTTCCCGAGCACCGAGCAATTAGTACATAGTAGCCGTCCGCAGTTCCACTCAGAAAAATGCATTGTTAGTATATGCTTTCAGTGCATTTTCGTTCCAAATATAAAATGGTTAGTTTTGATACCGTTGGCTGACTTGGCTGTGTTAAGGTAAACTGTTATTGggttatttaaaattagtaatgTTATAGAGTTTGGATTGTTCAAAGCTTCTTTGTgtttagcataataattattaaccaTATATTATAAGCATAATGTTTTGCTTTTTAATTGCTGAAGGGTTAAGTAAAAGTggacttttcaccagttattataacataactCATTAATTCGCCTCATTAATAGTTATTACTAGTATTATACTGGTGACGGcatttctaggtacatttttatacgtagaaatgatgtatttgcttccactcccacacattatttcgttttatctaagtaatcttattatgacaaaataaaaaaaatacgtgactgatatactttttcattacctaactgacggactaaacagattttttaattttcataccccgtcttCATTCCTGTTGCAGGTGAACAAATTACCATATAGCAGTCAGAATTCAAGATCCAGTTCCATCATTGAAAAATACATGACGTATGATCAACATTACTTAATGGACTCCTAAAACCAAGTAAACAAGTGTATTTTACAAGAAATTGTGTGtcgacaaacaaaaatatttgccgTACACTTTACTGAAGTACGATACACAAACCGTAATGTGtttattgttcatatttttacgaagatttataataatagtcatTCTTACAAGAAACATTCGATATGAGtccttataaaaatgtttttttgaagAATAATATACATTTAGGACCTTTGTGATATGAGTAGGTCTGTATATTTCGCATTGAAGATCATCGATGATTGATCACTGTTGTATATATGTAGATCAAATAATTTCCTGATTATGATTTTCTTTGACATGTTtccattttataaaaactatcctcACGATCGTATtgcacatactaaattaactaaaaataacgacttacttacgtaaatatatgGATGAAAAGTCCCtttgtaacttgaaactagtagagcatttctcaaTATTGTACGTGTACTCAGTACGTGAgcaaaccgttatttttagttaacggttattttagtttctatataaaagtttgtatataaaaacacaaaatagctATTATTTTATCCTCTTATCCATTCTTCAACAatgctttataaaaatataccattatgaccgaaaaaattacaataatctaAGTTTTATAAAGAAAGCCAAGCATTTTAGATCGTAATGGTGGCCTATAAATAATTTGAAGATAACTCGCGCGCTTTATGAATACCTGGTACTTGCGAAGTTATGGTTGGGGAATAAATCTCTTTGACGAGGCACCTGTTGTTACGGGCTGTATAGTTTCAATTCGTTGTATTGCggtatgaatattaaatgaGTACACTTTATATTAGACCTTGTTTCCAGAAAAAATGCTGACTGTACAATTGTGTTGTGAGACTTGGATTGTTCAAAGTGTATGAGGCTTGGCTCATACACAGGATTTGATACATGACTGGTAAAAATGGGGGTCACTTTGTCTTAGACACTCTTCAGGACTAAAAGGCCTTATGTTGTGACCATAATAAGAATGACTTACTtaacacacttaatttttatgtaagtgtgggagagccatgcttcagcacgaacgggccggcacGACTGgactgaaacaacgcttgcattgtgtgtgtgaggttatcggaagcccaattacctccttcacaatcttcccaatccccgattccccaacaacccttaaattcgtaaccccaaAAAAtccggaaacgcacttgtaacgcttttggtatTTCGAATATCCAtggacggcagcgattgcttaccatcaggtgatcgtctgctcatttaccgtaaaaaaatgtggaaagataataaataaaagccaGATTTTCAAGAAGAGAGTGTAGTAAGAGAAAGAGTAGAAGGTGTCAGAACAGTTGGAGCAGTGATGTTCAGCGTCGGAGTAGAGGAGTTGAACTGGAACATCACTAGTTCATACGTCACTATGGTACCGGCCACCTGtggaagaaataaaattattattgatattttcataaaatactttcagttttatgttgtgtctagttaaaattaaacgggtgcgtttacaaatgaACAACACGAtagcacggttggcgcgatggctgggcaactggctgccgtacaatgTGTAACGGGTTAGATTCCCATGTGGAACTGTATGTTTATACAATGAGataaattaattctatttaaCTAAAGGTCGTGAAACTGCTTTTGCAGAAATTAtgtgactttaaaaaaatatcttacggTTAAAAGTAATCCTTTAGTTACGGAGAAGAACTGCAGACCACTCAGTGCTACTTTGTCACCGTTCACCTGATCCAAGAATCTTTGTACCTGAAAGACAAAGAACTTTTAACATAGACATAATATATGAgtggtgctgattgcttaccattaggtgactaatttttttgtatattagcAAAAAAGGTAAACAATCGGTCGGATCTCTAGATGGTCAGCAATTGCCGCCACTCATAGACATctggaacaccagaggcattagaagtgcgttgctggccttttaggagttaggaatttaagggttgtggggGAATCGGGTTGGGAAGACTGGGGAAGGCGGTAATTGGGTATCCTTGCTGAATAAAGGCCTGTTTCGTTAGAGAATAAGAAGAAAAGAGAGTTCTAAATCCGTCGGGTAAGCAGGTGGCTTGGGTTTCAAAATTAGGTTACCGATAGATGTTCCGTATTTGAGGACACGACCACTCGTCTCCTGATATCTAGTCACTGCTTTAAGGTATACCATGTGtcctttcttttaaaaatgccCTCACCTCAACACAATACACAGGAGAAGGCACATCATACAGCACGGGCGCCGGTACAGCAGACGCGCTGTTCACTTGTGACGCTATCAGAGACACTGCCACAGACCGGGAGAGGAGGTATACCAGGGAAAAGAGGAAATATGTCGCTGCCTCATGCCCGCCCAGAGGACCATTCTTGGATACTACGATCCTGGAAAATAGAGAGTCATATCTCAGTCAAAGTTCTTCAGGATTAATGGATTATATTCTTTAATTTGTTGGCTCTAAGGTAGAAAATTGTTTGAACTTACTTCTTCCCTTTATTGCTGCATTCTCCTGTCCCTTTCAAGCCATCCCTGAAAGCAAAGGATTAGTATAaagtatttaagtgtgggagtaCAGTGTTATAATGTAAGAATGTTTAGTTTACGTTCGGCAGTGGAAGTCTTgtagttaaataattatgatgatgagtTTTATCGACGACTAGCTGATGCCTGCGGTTTCGCTTGCGTGTATTACGGACTTAGTgattaataaaagtagcctaagtggCTTCTTAGAACATCAGCTGCCTCCCAATACAGTTCTGTCAAAAACAGTACAGTCATTTCAGAGaatagccagaacaaacaaacggacagacaaataaaaattgcaaaaaataaatatgcctAAAAAgcgattatttcaatattacaaacagacactccaattttatttattagtccagAATCCTAGATCTAGATTAGTCTAGACTATATGCAATTTAGTTCTAAAGTACTGTTGGTCAAACATACTCCAAAGTATTGAATAACTGCAGACAGATGAAGAAGAGGTTGTTGGCGAAGGATATAAAGACCACGCCGCTGATGACGTCATCCACCTTCCGAACTATCTGCGTCGCTCTGCAGTAGTCTTCTCGAGTTGCCCTCCAGAAGACTTCGGGTAGATACTATtgacaaaatgttatttacagAGCTTGGTAAACAGAATAATTTTAGGATAGACTGCcctgttggtcgagtggttgtaagtgcgactgtcggacaaggggtctcgggttcggttcgcaggtcaggcaaagtattactgggcttttggCCCACGCAGACTtatgccaatttcaataactgaTCTCAATCCGTCTTTAGATTGACATTGATTTTGACATTACTTCTCTagaatttctgtcaaaaattaaaattgaatcaaagattttggattaaaatcAGTTATTGGAAGAAGCAGGTATGCGAGatacaatacattttctattgtgttttaTAAACCTTCGtctttttctttctctctttTGCTATCTCTTTCTTTATACCCGACTGTAGTTCATTAATCCTTTTATAAGAGAGACCAAAGTAACTTCTGATAAACGCAAATAGTTGAaaacttttcataaaatatcaaattcttACTTTCAAAGATTTTAAAGACAGGgaacacaaatattttcaagTAAATATCCATTTAATCTTATCATTTTCTTAATTCTAAATGATATTTGGAGTGGTAATGAGAAAAGTTagtgtaaattatattttcgacTAAATTATTAGGTGGCTATTTGTTTTGCGTCTATTTAATCATCTCGgtgatgtttttaatattaaaatcaatgaaaatgatagttagaagattttttttacataatatgactGGTTTTGATTGTATTCTATCCTATAACCGGActaaataaactacaaataattttattttatcagcattTAAAAGATCAACGTACATTgtacaaacaaatactttaactatgacctctgagtttgtttcggcatttcttctcagagtaatcGGATAGGAAATGGcctgaaatattgacgtgtaaaagtgttattttataacctatttacagaaataaatatcatttatatcattcatttaaaatattcaatttaaagatcaaaatataaaaataactatttctaCTTATGACGTTTAGTTTAGCTTCCTCTAGTTTCAGTAGGAACCGACCGGCTAGACTCACGTTGAACAAGAAAGTTCGTTAAGCCGTCGGTAAGAGTATTAGAGTCCTACTTCAGTTCTATTTAGTGGTAAGTCTGGATCTGTCGCTAGATTTCATATTTCTAGTGAAAAGCTATTTGGATGTTTTAactttattcagtttttttttggttataaCTGGTGAATAGTGGTTTAAATTGTGTCTACTGACTTAGCTGATTTAATGATTTGTTAAGCAACGTCACGgcttttattcctgaaggggtaggcagaggtgcatattacggcacgtaatgccactgtgcaatgtacaccctgttttcaccatttctgttataagtcccatgtaatcgaatatgaatactttttttctttctctctccaatacaatacaaagttGTCTACTATACCTACTGCTAGTGCGTCGAGTGGTGATGGTAAATATGAGTGGTTAATTTTAGAACATACCTTTCCTTGAGCAGCCAGCAGTTTCTTATTGACCTGTTCCAGCCTCGAAGTCAAGTAGTAACTCATGCAGATGACGAACAAATCGGAGAAGTTCCAAATAAATGTTGATTGAAAATGGAGAAACTGAAACCAAAGTAAAATGAATCTTCTCTTACACAACACAAAGTTTAAattcacttaaaaaaattactcaCGCATTTTTCTATTGACATATTTCAAggtcatacaaaaataaatataatatagaagaTTAACTTTACCTGAGTAATGATTCCTAAGACTAGGGAATAAGGTAGATAGTTGAATACCCAGGGGTAGAAATGTGTGACGAATCCCTGGTAGCTATCCATGTTACCGTAGCAGGCAGCAGCTCCAGCAAATGCTGATAGCAAAGACAGAATGTGTTCCACTGCAAGAAGAATCATCTTCAtcttttcatcaaaatctagGATCCTTCGAGAGAATCGTGAATAAAAAAGTCACGTTTATAAGCTTTTCATAATGTGTCTTTGTAGGCGAGATGATCACGGCGAGGAAATCCTCTGAACCatttcaaaactttttttttaaatcgttgccccacactaggattttctcctgtgttgtgggtgcgtttacaaacaagttcacatacacatgacgcccagacccgaaacaacaatttgtggaccacacaaacagttgctccgtgtgggaatcgaacccgctacccgttgcgcggcagccagttttACCAAGTGCTGTCAAACTGATTCAGTCCACAGATGATCACGGAGAGGAAATCCTCTGAACCTTTTCAAAACTAGGTATTTGATTCAACGACAGTGTTTATGAAAGTGAAAGTGTAGTGAAATTTCTCCGTACCTTCACCTCTTGGTTGCTGTAGTGTTTATACGTGGTTATCCCCTCTTGTATATAAGATATAAGGTCGGTATTCAAGACGCAACAGAAAACATATTGTGCCTCGCGTAAATCTGCGTTCCGGTATACCATACCAAGAGTTAAGCTGCATCTTTTAATCCAAAAGGGGACGGCAGAGAAGTCCCCATGGCCATCCACATTTCATGAGCGTGTAGCAATTTAAGTCCCAAAAAACCTGTTCCGGGG
The genomic region above belongs to Spodoptera frugiperda isolate SF20-4 chromosome 12, AGI-APGP_CSIRO_Sfru_2.0, whole genome shotgun sequence and contains:
- the LOC118262219 gene encoding gustatory receptor for sugar taste 64f-like — translated: MFMAVLCINKLARSNVTLNGTSPVIFYVTTCVTMLMFFQVARRWPQLVQHIAKAEDMDPNFDCGLAKKCNITCAVVLILALLEHILSLLSAFAGAAACYGNMDSYQGFVTHFYPWVFNYLPYSLVLGIITQFLHFQSTFIWNFSDLFVICMSYYLTSRLEQVNKKLLAAQGKYLPEVFWRATREDYCRATQIVRKVDDVISGVVFISFANNLFFICLQLFNTLEDGLKGTGECSNKGKKIVVSKNGPLGGHEAATYFLFSLVYLLSRSVAVSLIASQVNSASAVPAPVLYDVPSPVYCVEVQRFLDQVNGDKVALSGLQFFSVTKGLLLTVAGTIVTYELVMFQFNSSTPTLNITAPTVLTPSTLSLTTLSS